Proteins co-encoded in one Dyadobacter sp. CECT 9275 genomic window:
- a CDS encoding ArnT family glycosyltransferase, whose product MPTVTPEENLLLKRYFPLFLIVGIILNMPGLWLDIMEPDGALYATIAKHIVLHNDWVNLIGDGHDWLDKPHFPFWMAAISFKLLGINGFAYKLPAFLFWLAGLRYTFLIVQYLFRSAAARLAVLIYTVALHSTLANFDVRAEPYLTTCILAATWYMLHIYNGKHWIHIVLAAFFMACAIMTKGIFVLISVGGGWLIFLVITQQWSQFTNYKWWLMLLLCFIFILPELYSLYVQFDLHPEKMVFGKTGVSGIRFFFWDSQFGRFFNNGPIKGKGDLSFFFHTTLWAFLPWSGVLVAGVIYFVSNRHKIKGLSCVLYGNTVLTFLLFSLSKFQLPHYIVILFPYFSMVTGNYLLSINNRRALVLLQKFQTGLLLLVEAIVLVLLYYTRIPNGQYAAGITLLLVLIVTIAPVRDTLLKLIVHGYAAAAVVSVFLFLFFYPFLLQYQSGREAARYLKDTTLPVAAYQSFSYSLEFYSPGEVRLINGPASLEKYLTNRPCYLYTTPHTADSLSKAGYRMEVLCKPAYFRITKLKWGFIHHVTRNDVLEERQLLYIKH is encoded by the coding sequence ATGCCGACAGTTACCCCCGAAGAAAACCTGTTACTGAAACGATATTTTCCCTTGTTTTTGATAGTGGGTATCATCTTGAATATGCCTGGTCTCTGGCTTGATATTATGGAGCCGGATGGCGCGCTGTATGCCACCATTGCTAAACATATTGTACTTCATAACGACTGGGTCAATCTGATTGGCGATGGCCACGACTGGCTGGATAAGCCGCATTTTCCATTCTGGATGGCGGCAATCAGTTTTAAATTGCTGGGTATAAATGGCTTTGCATATAAGCTCCCGGCATTTCTTTTCTGGCTCGCAGGGCTCAGGTATACCTTTCTGATCGTTCAATATTTGTTCCGCTCCGCTGCCGCCCGCCTTGCTGTATTGATATATACCGTGGCTTTGCACAGTACACTGGCCAATTTTGATGTAAGGGCGGAGCCCTACCTCACGACCTGCATCCTGGCGGCTACCTGGTATATGCTCCATATTTATAACGGTAAACATTGGATTCACATCGTGCTGGCCGCATTTTTCATGGCCTGCGCCATCATGACGAAAGGTATATTTGTTTTGATTTCGGTGGGCGGCGGATGGCTGATTTTCCTGGTCATCACGCAGCAGTGGAGTCAGTTTACGAATTATAAATGGTGGTTAATGCTATTGTTATGTTTCATTTTTATTCTGCCAGAATTATACAGCTTATATGTACAGTTTGACCTGCATCCGGAGAAAATGGTTTTTGGCAAAACCGGTGTTTCGGGAATCCGTTTTTTCTTTTGGGACAGTCAGTTTGGGCGGTTTTTTAATAACGGACCTATCAAAGGAAAAGGAGATTTATCTTTCTTTTTTCATACAACGCTCTGGGCTTTTCTTCCATGGTCAGGCGTGCTGGTAGCCGGAGTGATTTATTTTGTAAGTAATCGACATAAAATCAAAGGCCTAAGCTGTGTTTTGTATGGAAATACCGTGCTGACCTTTTTGCTTTTTTCCTTGTCCAAATTTCAGCTGCCCCATTACATCGTTATTCTGTTTCCCTATTTCTCCATGGTTACCGGTAATTACCTGCTAAGTATCAACAACAGGCGGGCATTGGTACTTCTGCAAAAATTCCAGACAGGACTGTTATTGCTGGTAGAAGCCATTGTGCTGGTATTGCTGTACTACACCCGTATCCCCAATGGCCAGTATGCTGCAGGCATCACCCTGCTCCTGGTTCTGATAGTGACCATTGCCCCGGTCAGGGATACTTTGCTAAAGCTAATAGTACATGGTTATGCGGCTGCGGCGGTTGTATCCGTTTTTTTGTTCCTTTTCTTTTATCCGTTTCTACTTCAGTACCAGTCGGGTAGGGAAGCGGCCCGTTATTTAAAAGATACTACTTTGCCGGTGGCGGCATACCAATCCTTCTCTTATTCACTGGAATTCTACTCGCCGGGTGAGGTCCGGCTGATTAACGGACCTGCGTCTTTGGAAAAGTACCTCACCAACAGGCCCTGTTATTTGTACACAACTCCCCACACCGCCGACAGCCTCAGCAAGGCTGGTTATAGGATGGAAGTACTCTGCAAGCCTGCTTACTTCCGGATCACCAAATTGAAATGGGGGTTTATCCATCATGTGACCAGGAATGACGTGCTGGAAGAACGCCAGCTCCTTTATATAAAGCATTAG
- a CDS encoding iron chaperone: MPHSKPESIDSYIAGFPADIQQILEVVRTTVRSAAPDSVEVISYDMPGFKLHGGYIAHFAAFKKHIGFYPAPTGVPEFEKDLAFYKIGKGSVQFPFDKPMPLELITKITKFNVQRNLKKAEQKRMVKG, from the coding sequence ATGCCTCATTCAAAACCCGAAAGTATCGACAGTTACATAGCCGGATTTCCAGCAGACATTCAGCAGATTTTAGAGGTTGTAAGAACAACGGTGAGGTCGGCAGCTCCAGATTCGGTGGAGGTGATCAGCTACGACATGCCCGGTTTTAAACTCCACGGCGGATATATCGCGCACTTTGCAGCATTCAAAAAACACATCGGATTTTACCCTGCCCCTACCGGCGTTCCTGAATTTGAAAAAGACCTGGCCTTTTACAAAATAGGAAAAGGATCCGTACAATTTCCGTTTGATAAACCTATGCCTCTGGAACTGATTACAAAAATCACAAAATTCAATGTTCAGAGAAACCTGAAAAAAGCGGAGCAAAAGAGAATGGTCAAAGGATAA
- a CDS encoding asparaginase: MAYKTVQINPVSPEPGRGTVLVIYTGGTLGMVYDVKDKQLVPFNFDQIIQRVPEIARLDFEITFLTLAQPIDSSNMTPQIWLEIAHIISQHYQIYDSFVILHGTDTMAYTASALSFLLEGLNKPVILTGAQLPIGVARSDARENFITALEIAAATLDNGNPVISEVCIYFNSKLLRGNRSKKQESSDFNAFHSENYPHLANAGVRIDYNFPFITPYNPETTLTVQPVMDTQVAFLKMFPGIHERVVFSILGIEGLKGVVLETYGAGNATTEKWFLDAVGNAIDRGIVIFNVSQCDGGRVTQGQYQTSKFLKDAGVVSGSDITAEAAITKMMYVFGKQGKVDVPGLLGNALRGEMSN; the protein is encoded by the coding sequence ATGGCCTATAAAACTGTACAAATCAATCCGGTTTCACCAGAGCCGGGCCGGGGGACGGTCCTGGTTATTTACACCGGGGGTACCCTCGGAATGGTTTATGATGTGAAGGACAAGCAGCTGGTACCTTTTAATTTTGATCAGATCATTCAACGGGTTCCGGAAATAGCGCGGCTTGATTTTGAAATAACATTTCTGACGCTTGCCCAACCGATCGATTCATCCAACATGACACCGCAGATATGGCTGGAAATCGCTCACATCATTTCGCAGCATTACCAGATTTATGACAGTTTTGTGATTCTGCATGGTACCGATACGATGGCCTATACGGCTTCTGCGTTAAGTTTTTTGCTGGAAGGACTCAATAAGCCGGTTATTCTCACAGGTGCTCAACTGCCGATCGGCGTGGCCCGGTCGGATGCGCGGGAAAATTTCATTACTGCGCTGGAGATTGCCGCCGCCACACTGGATAATGGGAATCCGGTAATTTCCGAGGTGTGTATCTATTTCAATTCCAAGTTACTGCGCGGGAATAGGTCCAAAAAACAGGAGAGCTCAGATTTTAATGCATTTCATTCAGAGAACTATCCACACCTGGCCAATGCCGGTGTACGGATCGATTATAATTTCCCTTTTATAACACCCTATAATCCGGAAACCACCTTGACCGTTCAGCCGGTGATGGACACTCAGGTTGCTTTCCTGAAAATGTTTCCGGGCATCCATGAAAGGGTAGTGTTTTCCATACTGGGTATCGAGGGCCTGAAAGGCGTTGTACTCGAAACTTACGGCGCCGGAAATGCAACTACAGAAAAATGGTTTCTGGATGCCGTAGGAAATGCAATTGATCGGGGTATTGTTATTTTTAATGTGTCGCAGTGTGACGGCGGACGGGTTACGCAGGGGCAGTATCAGACCAGCAAATTCCTTAAAGATGCAGGCGTTGTGAGCGGGTCTGATATTACTGCCGAAGCCGCGATCACAAAAATGATGTATGTCTTTGGGAAGCAAGGTAAAGTAGACGTGCCCGGATTGCTCGGGAATGCCCTGCGGGGTGAGATGAGTAATTAA
- a CDS encoding DinB family protein yields the protein MENTAIDTNTLNETSVVTFTPAQLLEHWQGHRRISRRMIEVFPEKEFYQFSIGGMRTYADLNMEITDLAGAGVQGIATGDWSGYQLSADGGHTTPPQTKEEMLALWDAITDKINTYWPQIPAQRFQENDLAFGQYEGRIIDTLFYLIDNEIHHRAQGYVYLRALGIQPPFFWDRS from the coding sequence ATGGAAAATACCGCAATTGACACAAACACGCTGAACGAAACCTCAGTTGTAACCTTCACACCCGCCCAGCTGCTTGAGCACTGGCAGGGACACCGTCGTATTTCCAGGAGGATGATCGAAGTTTTCCCGGAAAAAGAGTTTTATCAGTTCTCCATTGGCGGCATGCGTACGTATGCAGATCTGAATATGGAAATAACGGACCTGGCCGGAGCGGGTGTCCAGGGCATTGCCACCGGCGACTGGTCGGGGTATCAACTGTCGGCCGACGGCGGGCACACTACGCCACCTCAAACCAAGGAAGAAATGCTGGCGCTATGGGATGCTATCACAGACAAGATCAACACTTACTGGCCTCAGATTCCAGCCCAACGCTTTCAGGAAAATGATTTGGCATTCGGCCAGTATGAGGGACGTATTATTGATACCTTGTTTTACCTCATCGACAACGAAATCCACCATCGTGCCCAGGGTTATGTTTATCTGCGTGCCCTAGGCATACAACCGCCATTTTTCTGGGACAGAAGCTAA
- a CDS encoding cytochrome-c peroxidase → MVCLFKYALTVVLFTIVSIACVNEQKGGNSSQQKVIETLADLGALPQYVTDPPGNPTSPEKIELGRMLFFDPVLSGNRDVACATCHQPEFSYAEFLETSIGVNGTGSGSKRQFVAPNDIPFVKRNSQSVLNTAFNGIRNHEAYHAEMAPMFWDNRAKGLEEQALLPIKTLEEMRGRAYTEDEIIDEVLSRIRRIPAYHTLFARAFPGELNPVNAVNLAKGIAAYERTLISNNSRFDLYMRGDSNALTLGEKEGLNLFLKTGCAKCHSGPMFSDYKLHTLGVPDSQNRTESDRGINNDYAFRTPSLRNLRYTGPYMHSGKFATLEQVLEFYEDISGGKILNPKVKASQMDTLATRMDVNFKDLSRIVEFLNALNDDHFDKTVPAKVPSGLVMK, encoded by the coding sequence ATGGTCTGTTTGTTTAAGTATGCGTTAACGGTTGTTTTATTTACGATTGTTAGTATAGCCTGCGTGAATGAGCAAAAAGGCGGTAATTCTTCCCAACAGAAGGTTATAGAAACCCTTGCGGACCTGGGCGCATTACCGCAGTATGTTACCGACCCGCCCGGAAACCCGACTAGCCCCGAAAAAATAGAATTGGGGCGGATGCTCTTTTTTGATCCGGTATTATCGGGCAATAGGGATGTAGCCTGTGCCACCTGCCATCAGCCCGAATTTAGTTATGCCGAATTCCTCGAAACTTCAATTGGTGTGAATGGTACCGGCAGCGGAAGTAAAAGACAATTCGTAGCCCCTAACGATATTCCTTTTGTCAAAAGAAATTCGCAGAGTGTACTCAATACCGCATTTAACGGCATCAGAAACCATGAAGCTTACCATGCAGAAATGGCTCCCATGTTCTGGGATAACCGTGCCAAAGGATTGGAAGAACAAGCTCTGCTACCCATTAAAACCCTGGAGGAAATGCGGGGACGTGCTTATACCGAGGATGAGATTATTGACGAAGTATTGTCTCGCATTCGGCGTATACCAGCATATCATACGTTGTTCGCCAGGGCTTTTCCGGGGGAGCTCAATCCTGTGAATGCTGTCAATCTTGCGAAGGGAATTGCAGCCTATGAACGTACCCTCATCTCGAACAATTCAAGGTTTGACCTTTATATGCGGGGGGACAGCAATGCACTCACATTGGGAGAAAAGGAAGGCCTCAACCTTTTCCTTAAAACAGGTTGTGCCAAATGCCATTCTGGCCCTATGTTCTCTGACTACAAACTGCATACCCTGGGTGTGCCCGATTCTCAGAACAGGACGGAAAGTGACCGGGGAATTAACAATGATTATGCTTTCCGGACGCCTTCCCTGCGGAACCTGCGCTACACAGGACCTTACATGCACAGCGGGAAATTCGCCACACTGGAACAGGTACTGGAATTTTATGAGGATATCTCGGGCGGCAAAATACTTAACCCTAAAGTGAAAGCGAGCCAGATGGATACGCTGGCCACCAGAATGGACGTCAATTTCAAGGATCTTTCACGAATTGTGGAGTTTCTGAATGCCCTGAATGACGATCATTTTGATAAAACCGTCCCTGCCAAAGTTCCCAGCGGTCTTGTAATGAAATAA
- a CDS encoding glycosyltransferase, with product MAGNKEGIEVSVLVAARNEESNILRCLESLARLDYPAGKIEVCIGDDDSSDRTAEIINTFMLENPNFRYVRITSAVSNLRGKANVLAQLAKRAGGEYFFFCDADIAVLPTWINAMLAHFDEHTGVVVGLTRMRKGNLFADFLSLEWLFTLTITRLLSLFNIPVTGLGNNMAISRKAYEAVGGYETIGFSIVEDYALFMAVARRKLGFKMAYNPRIVSVSEPVLSFADWLIQRRRWMQGVMKSSWLTRMSILAAAFVFPSILVMQYWFPVQAGLVFALHYSFVTLIAVATILLLRQHDLWKTVFLFWFYMFVSLSIMLVNYFFPGKMNWKGRVYDKEV from the coding sequence ATGGCAGGTAATAAGGAGGGTATTGAGGTAAGTGTATTGGTGGCAGCCCGGAACGAGGAAAGCAATATACTGCGTTGTCTGGAATCACTTGCCCGGCTGGATTACCCTGCAGGCAAAATAGAAGTATGTATTGGGGATGATGATTCTTCGGACCGCACGGCAGAAATAATCAATACCTTTATGCTGGAAAATCCGAACTTCCGGTATGTCCGTATTACCAGTGCGGTGAGCAATTTGCGGGGGAAGGCCAATGTCCTTGCCCAATTGGCCAAACGGGCCGGGGGAGAATATTTTTTCTTTTGTGATGCGGACATTGCCGTGTTACCTACCTGGATAAATGCAATGCTGGCTCATTTTGACGAGCATACCGGCGTAGTGGTGGGGCTTACCAGAATGCGAAAGGGGAACTTGTTCGCTGATTTTCTCTCTCTCGAATGGCTTTTTACATTGACTATCACACGGTTACTTTCTCTGTTTAATATTCCGGTAACTGGTTTGGGAAATAATATGGCCATCAGCAGGAAGGCCTACGAGGCTGTGGGCGGCTATGAAACCATCGGATTTTCAATTGTGGAAGATTATGCGCTGTTTATGGCGGTAGCCCGGCGAAAACTGGGCTTTAAAATGGCCTATAATCCCCGGATTGTCTCCGTTTCGGAGCCCGTTCTTTCTTTTGCGGATTGGTTGATACAGCGAAGACGTTGGATGCAGGGCGTCATGAAATCGTCATGGTTGACGCGCATGAGTATCCTCGCCGCTGCTTTTGTTTTTCCGTCTATACTCGTCATGCAATACTGGTTTCCGGTGCAGGCCGGGCTTGTTTTTGCACTTCATTATAGCTTTGTAACGCTTATTGCTGTTGCTACTATCCTATTATTGCGGCAGCACGATTTGTGGAAGACGGTTTTCCTGTTCTGGTTTTATATGTTTGTTAGTTTAAGCATCATGCTTGTCAATTATTTTTTTCCAGGAAAAATGAACTGGAAGGGGAGGGTTTACGATAAGGAAGTTTGA
- a CDS encoding TatD family hydrolase: protein MIETHAHIYSEDYAEERTAMLERAWQAGIEQIWMPNCDHTTIGGMMDLAGQYPGKCLPMIGLHPCYVKEDFEQELRIVEEQLSVHPFIAIGEIGMDLFWDKTFRRQQEEAFLHQCRLARQHGLWIDIHSRNAFWETVALIEKFADPALTGIFHCFTGNLEEALKVIELGFKIGVGGVATFKNGGLDKVLPHVDLAHIVLETDAPYLAPVPYRGKRNEPAYLELVAQRVADLMETSKEDVIAKTTNTALSLLS, encoded by the coding sequence ATGATAGAAACCCACGCACATATTTACAGCGAGGACTATGCAGAAGAGCGTACCGCCATGCTGGAACGCGCATGGCAGGCGGGTATTGAGCAGATATGGATGCCCAACTGTGACCATACCACCATTGGTGGTATGATGGATCTGGCCGGGCAGTACCCTGGTAAATGTTTACCAATGATCGGTCTGCATCCTTGTTATGTAAAGGAAGATTTTGAGCAGGAGCTGCGGATTGTGGAGGAGCAGCTTTCGGTTCATCCGTTTATTGCCATAGGTGAGATCGGTATGGATCTGTTTTGGGATAAAACTTTCAGGCGGCAGCAGGAAGAGGCTTTTCTCCATCAATGCAGGCTGGCCAGGCAGCATGGTTTATGGATTGATATCCATAGCCGAAACGCTTTTTGGGAAACAGTGGCACTCATTGAGAAATTTGCGGATCCTGCGCTCACGGGGATTTTCCACTGTTTTACGGGGAATCTGGAGGAAGCTCTGAAGGTAATCGAGCTGGGTTTTAAAATAGGTGTGGGGGGCGTGGCAACTTTTAAAAACGGGGGGCTGGACAAAGTTTTGCCTCACGTTGATCTGGCCCACATCGTGCTGGAAACGGATGCTCCTTACCTGGCGCCGGTACCTTATCGTGGCAAAAGGAATGAACCTGCCTACCTTGAGCTTGTTGCCCAGCGGGTAGCCGATTTAATGGAAACCAGTAAGGAAGACGTGATCGCAAAAACTACCAACACCGCTTTGTCGTTACTTTCTTAG
- a CDS encoding MutS-related protein, protein MDIYKIKIQEYHAAAMKLEKVINTLSIFRLLSFVLSVAVIMVLANARSVGLLLLVAPLCMLGFALLIKRYNRLFYLKQHTTFLKQINEEEVLRQENKLSGFETGQTFLKRDHAYVSDLDIFGTHSLFQLINRTTTETGQGLLATWLSEPAPKNIIAERQEIIRELSPELEWRQDFQASGMHSSNTSSDYNKLLEWIEKPVKLLPQQTKYICMGILLSLISTAAAVYFIYGLFADHVSFSVTHAFPLIISLLINKFTLKRIDPVTEEVILGTQDNVKILKGYQSLIAKIEGGKFQSGALVRLQSAFSHNGYSAVKEIHKLRKILEIFQQKGHQKPIGGNTFYAIFNLLWLSDIYLILLAEKWKYKNRNSLKIWAPAVSAFEALSSLAGFAYSNPSFSFPQITEEPYVIDFEMLGHPLLRQERRVCNDFSLAGRGEIAMITGSNMAGKSTFLRTVGLNLVLALMGAPCCARSGRVSHMKVFSSMRTQDNLEEGVSSFYAELKKIEQLLKSIESGEPIFFLLDEMFKGTNSQDRYKGGVSLIRQLNELNAFGIISTHDLELAKLSGRHMIVANFSFNSEIRGGEMIFHYKLTEGICTDFNASELMRKSGIKILSDIEKA, encoded by the coding sequence ATGGACATTTATAAAATTAAAATTCAGGAATATCACGCAGCAGCAATGAAGCTGGAAAAAGTGATCAATACACTATCCATCTTCCGGCTGCTATCTTTTGTGCTGTCCGTTGCCGTGATTATGGTGCTGGCCAACGCGAGGTCAGTCGGCCTGCTGTTGCTCGTTGCTCCTTTATGCATGCTTGGTTTTGCCTTGCTGATCAAACGCTACAACCGGCTTTTTTATCTTAAACAACATACAACCTTTTTAAAGCAGATCAATGAAGAAGAGGTACTAAGACAGGAAAACAAATTATCGGGTTTTGAAACCGGGCAAACGTTTCTAAAACGCGACCATGCCTATGTCTCGGATCTTGACATCTTCGGCACGCACTCTCTTTTCCAGCTCATCAACCGTACCACAACCGAAACAGGCCAGGGTTTGCTGGCAACATGGCTGTCCGAACCCGCCCCAAAAAACATTATTGCAGAGAGGCAGGAAATCATCAGGGAGCTTAGCCCGGAACTGGAGTGGCGGCAGGATTTTCAGGCTTCGGGTATGCATTCCAGCAATACCAGCAGCGATTATAACAAACTGCTGGAATGGATAGAAAAGCCCGTGAAATTACTTCCGCAGCAGACAAAATATATCTGCATGGGTATACTCCTGTCCCTGATATCCACTGCTGCCGCAGTTTATTTTATTTATGGTCTGTTTGCCGATCACGTAAGTTTCTCGGTAACACACGCATTCCCGCTGATCATCAGCCTCCTGATCAACAAATTTACACTTAAAAGAATTGATCCGGTTACGGAGGAGGTCATCCTCGGCACACAGGATAATGTAAAAATATTGAAAGGTTATCAGTCGCTGATCGCGAAAATTGAGGGTGGAAAATTTCAGTCCGGGGCACTGGTGAGGCTTCAATCCGCATTCAGTCACAACGGGTACTCTGCTGTAAAAGAGATTCATAAACTGAGAAAAATACTGGAAATCTTCCAGCAGAAGGGTCACCAAAAACCGATCGGGGGCAACACCTTTTATGCCATTTTCAACCTTCTGTGGCTTTCAGATATATACCTGATCCTACTGGCCGAAAAGTGGAAATACAAAAACAGGAACTCGTTGAAAATATGGGCGCCGGCTGTCAGTGCGTTCGAAGCGCTCAGCAGTTTGGCTGGCTTTGCTTATTCCAATCCCTCCTTTTCCTTCCCCCAAATAACAGAAGAACCCTATGTCATCGATTTTGAAATGCTCGGGCATCCCCTCCTGCGTCAGGAAAGAAGAGTATGTAATGATTTCAGCCTTGCGGGCCGCGGAGAAATTGCGATGATCACAGGTTCCAACATGGCTGGTAAAAGTACATTCCTGAGAACCGTGGGACTTAACCTGGTACTTGCGCTGATGGGCGCTCCCTGCTGTGCCCGGTCGGGACGGGTTTCACACATGAAAGTATTCTCCAGCATGCGTACCCAGGATAATCTGGAAGAAGGCGTTTCGTCTTTTTATGCCGAACTGAAAAAAATTGAACAGCTTTTAAAGTCGATCGAAAGCGGAGAACCGATCTTCTTCCTGCTGGATGAAATGTTTAAAGGTACCAACTCGCAGGACCGATACAAAGGGGGTGTTTCGCTGATCAGGCAATTAAATGAACTTAATGCTTTCGGTATTATCTCTACACACGACCTGGAACTGGCGAAATTATCGGGAAGGCACATGATTGTTGCCAATTTCAGTTTCAACAGCGAGATACGCGGCGGCGAAATGATTTTTCACTACAAACTCACAGAAGGAATCTGCACAGACTTCAATGCCAGCGAGTTAATGCGAAAAAGCGGGATTAAAATTCTGTCCGATATTGAAAAGGCTTAG
- a CDS encoding DUF2461 domain-containing protein: MSQQLPFIPVSSLDFLKSLKENNNREWFGANKEQYLQELEVMENFAELVLSELNKHDLIETESGKKSLHRIYRDTRFSKEKIPYKTNWGGSFRRATKQRRGGYYFHVEPGNSFVAGGFYGPNAADLKRIRDDISFDATPLRKILSSKSFLATFGTLRGEQVRTAPKGFNADHEAIDLLRYKQFLLIKEFTDEQVTSPSYYQEVSQAFQHMRPFFDYMSEVLTVDADGEMI; this comes from the coding sequence ATGTCACAGCAACTGCCCTTCATCCCGGTTTCTAGCCTGGATTTTTTAAAATCATTAAAGGAGAACAATAACCGCGAATGGTTCGGCGCAAACAAGGAGCAGTATTTGCAGGAGCTGGAAGTGATGGAGAATTTTGCAGAATTGGTGCTGTCCGAACTCAATAAACATGATCTGATAGAAACGGAATCAGGGAAAAAAAGCCTTCACCGGATTTACAGAGATACACGTTTTTCAAAAGAAAAGATCCCTTACAAGACCAACTGGGGCGGCAGTTTCAGACGTGCTACCAAACAGCGCCGCGGCGGTTATTATTTCCATGTAGAGCCAGGCAACAGTTTCGTTGCAGGCGGGTTCTACGGGCCGAATGCGGCGGATTTAAAACGCATCAGAGACGATATCAGTTTTGACGCCACTCCTTTGAGAAAAATATTGAGCAGCAAATCGTTCCTAGCAACATTTGGTACTTTGCGGGGCGAACAAGTGCGAACCGCGCCGAAGGGGTTCAATGCAGACCATGAAGCAATAGACCTGCTGCGGTACAAACAGTTTCTGCTGATCAAGGAATTTACGGATGAGCAGGTAACAAGTCCGTCGTACTATCAGGAAGTAAGCCAGGCTTTTCAGCACATGCGGCCGTTTTTTGACTATATGAGTGAAGTTCTGACGGTGGATGCGGATGGTGAGATGATCTGA